In Gordonia phthalatica, one genomic interval encodes:
- a CDS encoding peptidoglycan D,D-transpeptidase FtsI family protein translates to MTRTRSASSTEPRSGGRGTGATSRAGSTPPPAKPRPPITSDAWSAKFIGRQRILWVLITAICLAISGRMVFVHIIAADSISAQAAQQRSITNTLPAIRGSIVDRNGRLLAHSDDARALTFQPKAVRKQIADAHIKDPSVPDVDTRLKQIADGVSSALGGSISSDDLLAQLKSDKDFVYLARLVSIETTKKIQDEYPEVGAERQSNRLYPGQSLAANIVGDVNFDGNGAIGLESSLDSVLAGTNGTETYDQGRGGGIIPGSKRNVHPAVDGQNIRLTIDSDLQWFVQSQVNLAKTKSGAHNVSAVVLDVKTGQVLAMANDGTFDASRPLSEQPKADLGNRSVTSPFEPGSVNKIVTAAAALEYGVTTPDAVHQVPGSIRMSGITVNDAWVHGTEPFTTTGIFGKSSNVGTLMLAQKVGEQRFADMVAKFGLGQRTGIGLPGESPGAVPALSQWSGGSFANLPIGQGLSTTLLQMTSMYQAIANDGVRIQPRIIAPEDAEAAGVSAPESVRVVSPQTAKTVRDMFRAVMQDDPTGVQSGTGAKGAIPGYQTSGKTGTAQQVDPSCNCYSNASYNITFAGIAPADDPRFVVGIMMDNPVRSSDGSGGQSAAPLFGTIGSWLLRHDQVPFSSRPTPRLRLMA, encoded by the coding sequence ATGACCCGAACCCGATCCGCGAGCTCAACTGAGCCGAGGTCGGGCGGTCGGGGTACTGGCGCGACGAGCAGGGCGGGCAGCACCCCGCCGCCCGCGAAGCCGCGTCCGCCGATCACGTCCGACGCCTGGTCCGCCAAGTTCATCGGCCGTCAACGCATCCTGTGGGTGCTGATCACCGCGATCTGCCTCGCCATCAGCGGGCGCATGGTGTTCGTGCACATCATCGCCGCCGACTCCATCTCGGCGCAGGCGGCGCAGCAGCGGTCCATCACCAACACCCTGCCCGCCATCCGCGGCAGCATCGTCGACCGCAACGGGCGCCTGCTGGCGCACTCCGACGATGCCCGCGCCCTGACCTTCCAGCCCAAGGCCGTGCGCAAGCAGATCGCCGATGCGCACATCAAGGATCCGAGCGTTCCCGACGTCGACACGCGGCTCAAGCAGATCGCCGACGGTGTCTCGTCGGCCCTCGGCGGCAGCATCTCCTCCGACGACCTGCTCGCACAGTTGAAGTCCGACAAGGACTTCGTCTACCTGGCGCGGCTGGTGTCGATCGAGACGACCAAGAAGATCCAGGACGAGTACCCGGAGGTCGGCGCCGAACGACAGAGCAATCGCCTCTACCCGGGACAGTCGCTGGCTGCGAACATCGTCGGCGACGTGAACTTCGACGGCAACGGTGCGATCGGCCTGGAGTCGTCGCTGGACTCGGTCCTCGCGGGCACCAACGGCACCGAGACCTATGACCAGGGTCGCGGCGGCGGGATCATTCCCGGCAGCAAGCGCAACGTGCATCCCGCGGTCGACGGCCAGAACATCCGCCTGACCATCGATTCGGACCTGCAGTGGTTCGTCCAGAGCCAGGTGAATCTCGCCAAGACCAAGTCCGGCGCCCACAACGTGTCCGCGGTGGTCCTCGACGTCAAGACCGGCCAGGTGCTGGCGATGGCGAACGACGGGACCTTCGACGCCTCGCGGCCGCTGTCGGAGCAGCCGAAGGCCGATCTCGGCAACCGGTCGGTCACCTCGCCCTTCGAGCCGGGATCGGTCAACAAGATCGTGACCGCTGCGGCCGCCCTCGAATACGGCGTCACCACTCCCGACGCCGTCCATCAGGTCCCCGGCTCCATCCGGATGTCGGGCATCACCGTGAACGACGCGTGGGTCCACGGGACGGAGCCCTTCACCACCACCGGCATCTTCGGGAAGTCGTCGAACGTCGGCACCCTGATGCTCGCGCAGAAGGTGGGGGAGCAGCGCTTCGCCGACATGGTCGCGAAGTTCGGGCTCGGTCAGCGCACCGGCATCGGTCTCCCCGGCGAGAGCCCCGGCGCGGTCCCCGCGCTGAGCCAGTGGTCGGGCGGCTCGTTCGCCAACCTGCCGATCGGCCAGGGCCTGTCGACCACCCTGCTGCAGATGACGTCGATGTACCAGGCCATCGCCAACGACGGCGTCCGCATCCAGCCGCGGATCATCGCGCCGGAGGACGCCGAGGCCGCGGGCGTGTCCGCGCCGGAGTCGGTGCGGGTCGTCAGCCCGCAGACCGCCAAGACGGTGCGCGACATGTTCCGGGCGGTGATGCAGGACGATCCGACCGGCGTCCAGAGCGGCACCGGCGCCAAGGGCGCGATCCCCGGGTACCAGACGTCCGGCAAGACGGGTACCGCGCAGCAGGTCGACCCCTCGTGCAACTGCTACTCGAACGCCAGCTACAACATCACGTTCGCGGGCATCGCGCCCGCCGACGATCCGCGGTTCGTGGTCGGCATCATGATGGACAACCCCGTCCGCAGCTCCGACGGCAGCGGCGGCCAGTCCGCGGCACCGCTGTTCGGGACCATCGGCTCGTGGCTGTTGCGCCACGATCAGGTGCCGTTCTCGTCACGTCCGACGCCGCGGCTGCGTTTGATGGCGTGA
- the rsmH gene encoding 16S rRNA (cytosine(1402)-N(4))-methyltransferase RsmH, whose protein sequence is MAERMFALLEPALTREHDDGAGAVLVDGTLGAGGHTEYFLERLAGLHVVAIDRDTSAIEIASERLARFADRIEFHHNRYDEIADVVAATGRSAVDGVLLDLGVSSMQLDQAERGFAYSVDAPLDMRMNADDDLTAADVLNTYDHGALARVLSEYGEERFAGKIASAVLRERAKEPFTTSGRLVELLYATIPAATRRTGGHPAKRTFQALRIEVNHELDSLRGVIPASLKVLAVGGRLAVMSYQSLEDRIVKRDFATAVANTTPAGLPVDLPGTAPRFTLITRGAEQAKAAERELNPRSAPVRIRAIERIAADGRG, encoded by the coding sequence ATGGCCGAGCGCATGTTCGCACTGCTCGAACCCGCCCTGACCCGTGAGCACGACGACGGGGCCGGCGCGGTCCTGGTGGACGGAACGCTGGGCGCGGGCGGCCACACCGAGTACTTCCTGGAGCGACTGGCCGGACTCCACGTGGTCGCCATCGACCGTGACACGTCCGCCATTGAGATCGCGTCCGAGCGGCTCGCCCGCTTCGCCGACCGCATCGAGTTCCATCACAACCGCTACGACGAGATCGCCGACGTCGTCGCCGCCACCGGGCGCTCCGCCGTCGACGGCGTCCTGCTGGACCTCGGCGTCTCCTCGATGCAGCTCGATCAGGCCGAACGAGGCTTCGCCTACTCGGTCGACGCGCCGCTCGACATGCGGATGAACGCCGATGACGACCTGACCGCCGCCGACGTTCTGAACACCTACGACCACGGCGCACTGGCCCGAGTCCTCAGCGAGTACGGCGAAGAGCGATTCGCGGGCAAGATCGCGTCGGCGGTGCTCCGCGAGCGGGCCAAGGAGCCGTTCACCACGAGCGGCCGCCTCGTCGAACTGCTGTACGCGACCATTCCGGCCGCCACCCGTCGCACCGGCGGGCACCCGGCCAAGCGCACCTTTCAAGCGCTGCGGATCGAGGTGAACCACGAGCTGGACTCGCTCCGCGGGGTCATCCCGGCGTCGCTGAAAGTGCTCGCGGTGGGCGGTCGACTCGCCGTGATGAGCTACCAGTCGCTGGAGGACCGAATCGTCAAGCGCGACTTCGCCACCGCCGTCGCCAACACCACCCCCGCGGGCCTGCCCGTGGATCTGCCCGGGACCGCGCCGCGGTTCACGCTGATCACCAGGGGTGCAGAACAAGCCAAAGCCGCTGAGCGCGAACTGAATCCGCGTTCGGCGCCGGTCCGGATCCGGGCCATCGAACGCATTGCCGCAGACGGAAGGGGATAA
- the mraZ gene encoding division/cell wall cluster transcriptional repressor MraZ yields MARFVGTYTPKLDDKGRLTLPAKFRDSLAGGVMVTRSQDRSLSVYRVDEFDVIADKAVQASSNDPEARAFVRYYFAGADEGRLDAQGRVNLSAEHREYASLTKECVVIGMYDHLEIWDAQKWRDYQAAHEEAFSNAGSAALDAIL; encoded by the coding sequence GTGGCTCGTTTCGTCGGCACGTACACCCCGAAGCTCGACGACAAGGGGCGACTCACGTTGCCTGCGAAGTTCCGAGATTCATTGGCGGGAGGGGTCATGGTCACACGTAGCCAGGACCGCAGCCTGTCGGTGTACCGGGTCGACGAGTTCGATGTCATCGCCGATAAGGCGGTACAGGCGTCGAGCAACGATCCGGAGGCTCGAGCCTTTGTTCGGTACTACTTCGCGGGTGCCGACGAAGGGCGACTCGACGCCCAGGGGCGGGTCAACTTGTCGGCCGAACACCGCGAGTACGCATCCCTCACCAAGGAGTGCGTGGTGATCGGCATGTACGACCACCTCGAGATCTGGGACGCGCAGAAGTGGCGCGACTACCAGGCGGCTCATGAGGAGGCGTTCTCGAACGCCGGCTCGGCGGCCCTCGACGCGATCCTCTGA
- a CDS encoding DUF3040 domain-containing protein produces MPLSEHEQRMLDEIESALYAEDPKFVSSVTRHKVGLPNARRRLVVALGFLAGLALLVGGLMVDVEIGGLKVLSFIGFLVMFGAAVYGLMGGRGEASGSGAGSASKKKNGKASGASGESISRRMEDRFNKRFERDERDL; encoded by the coding sequence GTGCCGCTTTCCGAGCACGAGCAGCGCATGCTCGATGAAATAGAGAGCGCTCTCTACGCCGAAGACCCGAAGTTCGTGTCGAGCGTGACCCGTCACAAGGTCGGCTTGCCGAATGCGCGTCGTCGGCTCGTGGTGGCGCTCGGCTTCCTGGCTGGACTCGCCCTGTTGGTCGGCGGGCTGATGGTCGACGTGGAGATCGGTGGGCTCAAGGTGTTGAGCTTCATCGGATTCCTCGTGATGTTCGGCGCCGCAGTCTACGGCCTCATGGGCGGCCGCGGCGAGGCGTCCGGATCCGGTGCGGGTTCGGCGTCCAAGAAGAAGAACGGTAAAGCCTCCGGCGCGAGCGGTGAGTCGATCAGCCGACGCATGGAGGACCGATTCAACAAACGGTTCGAGCGCGACGAGCGTGACCTCTAG
- a CDS encoding SAV_6107 family HEPN domain-containing protein: MSSTPGNAGRRSTRLRLAVAAPAGASAVDPRVVHRSRDLLDRAEVLFDQAASVEDDGAERFRLFYLAAIRAAGAVLEIYEPAGKVRRRRGAMDAWSRIKARAPECAELADYFGGLSNMRSRVEAGLVKSVDSTFCARVERRAVEFLDVADATLLAYEQGKLSPKRAAARGTVA; this comes from the coding sequence ATGTCGAGTACACCAGGGAACGCCGGTCGTCGGTCGACTCGGTTGCGTCTCGCGGTCGCCGCGCCGGCCGGAGCGAGCGCGGTCGATCCCCGCGTGGTCCACCGCAGCCGTGACCTCCTGGACCGTGCGGAGGTGCTCTTCGACCAGGCCGCATCGGTGGAGGATGACGGCGCCGAGCGCTTTCGACTGTTCTACCTGGCGGCGATTCGGGCGGCCGGGGCGGTCCTCGAGATCTACGAGCCCGCGGGGAAAGTCCGACGACGCCGCGGCGCGATGGACGCGTGGAGCCGGATCAAGGCCCGTGCGCCCGAATGTGCTGAACTCGCCGACTACTTCGGCGGTCTGTCGAACATGCGGTCGCGCGTCGAGGCGGGGTTGGTCAAGTCGGTCGATTCCACCTTCTGTGCACGTGTCGAGCGCCGGGCCGTCGAGTTCCTCGATGTCGCGGATGCCACGCTGCTGGCGTACGAGCAGGGGAAGTTGTCGCCCAAGCGGGCCGCGGCGCGGGGTACGGTGGCCTGA
- a CDS encoding GNAT family N-acetyltransferase: protein MPSRLESASIRIAPLPAGQAHLWLDPAVHTYITAMNYPRGSESHRLPLWRDHIVRPGWAAYGAFATLSRLDSLRPTYSRLRVRTPLALSDCEALVGVAYGYSGAGDQWWHRQLYSGLLREGHRPDDARAFLRDYFELTELHVHPAAQGRGIGEHLLSALLADRSETKVLLSTPEVPDEGNRAWGLYRRLGFTDVLRHFTFVGDARPFAFLGRPLPLTEPADPARRCVK, encoded by the coding sequence ATGCCGTCTCGCCTGGAGTCCGCTTCCATCCGGATCGCACCGCTGCCCGCCGGTCAGGCCCACCTCTGGCTCGATCCCGCCGTCCACACCTACATCACCGCGATGAACTATCCGCGCGGAAGCGAGTCCCATCGGCTCCCGCTCTGGCGGGATCACATCGTGCGTCCCGGCTGGGCCGCGTACGGAGCGTTCGCGACCCTGTCGAGGCTCGACTCGCTGCGCCCCACCTATTCGCGGCTCCGGGTCCGGACGCCGCTCGCCCTGTCCGACTGCGAAGCCCTCGTCGGCGTCGCCTACGGATACAGCGGTGCCGGAGACCAGTGGTGGCATCGTCAGCTCTATTCGGGGCTCCTGCGGGAGGGACACCGCCCCGACGACGCTCGGGCGTTCCTCCGCGACTACTTCGAACTCACCGAACTCCACGTCCATCCCGCCGCGCAGGGTCGCGGGATCGGCGAGCACCTCCTGTCGGCCCTGCTCGCCGACCGCTCCGAGACCAAGGTCCTCCTCTCGACGCCCGAGGTCCCCGACGAGGGAAACCGCGCCTGGGGCCTGTACCGCCGCCTCGGATTCACCGACGTCCTGCGCCATTTCACCTTCGTCGGTGACGCGCGCCCCTTCGCCTTCCTCGGTCGTCCCCTGCCGTTGACCGAACCCGCCGACCCGGCCCGGCGTTGCGTGAAATAG
- a CDS encoding LppM family (lipo)protein: MTSIRRSSVLALAGLLAMIPILSGCLTKSTTVGDQFSGSVIIATSPDKHPQKPTFDIPASLSGQVWTTDYPEQTEGATSAAPAPTSTPPSGEAQPSPDGKTGSELSFDRLSAGQFGQLGDIIAAALPDSSATVDLRSTRSGDIVRFRGSASLVDMENDSVYLSISITFGGDVVATNGRRIGDSTVVWTPRAAQNVEMQADAEYADPATAAVPSWSWFMVVLCAIIVAMVAYVAYQNRDRSPRPGWEPTEPLFRRKSKDDEDADGSDSDKDADDADAKSEKDAGSTND, encoded by the coding sequence GTGACTTCGATCCGCCGCTCCTCCGTGCTCGCCCTCGCCGGACTCCTGGCGATGATCCCGATCCTGAGCGGATGCCTGACGAAATCGACGACCGTCGGCGATCAGTTCTCCGGCTCGGTCATCATCGCGACATCGCCGGACAAGCACCCGCAGAAGCCGACCTTCGACATCCCCGCCTCCCTGAGCGGGCAGGTCTGGACCACGGACTACCCGGAACAGACCGAAGGCGCCACCTCCGCGGCCCCCGCACCGACGAGCACCCCGCCGAGCGGTGAGGCACAGCCCTCGCCCGACGGAAAGACCGGCTCCGAGCTCTCGTTCGACCGCCTGTCGGCCGGCCAGTTCGGACAGCTCGGCGACATCATCGCGGCAGCACTCCCCGATTCGTCGGCCACCGTCGATCTGCGCTCCACGCGCAGCGGAGACATCGTGCGATTCCGCGGGTCGGCGTCGCTGGTCGACATGGAGAACGACTCGGTCTACCTCTCGATCTCCATCACCTTCGGCGGCGACGTGGTCGCGACCAACGGCAGGCGGATCGGCGACAGCACCGTGGTGTGGACGCCGCGCGCGGCTCAGAACGTCGAGATGCAGGCCGACGCCGAATACGCCGACCCGGCCACCGCCGCCGTCCCGAGCTGGTCGTGGTTCATGGTGGTGCTGTGCGCGATCATCGTCGCGATGGTCGCCTACGTGGCCTACCAGAATCGGGACCGGTCACCCCGTCCCGGATGGGAGCCCACCGAGCCGCTGTTCCGTCGCAAGTCGAAGGACGACGAGGACGCCGACGGGAGCGACTCCGACAAGGATGCCGACGACGCCGACGCGAAGAGCGAGAAGGACGCCGGGTCGACGAACGACTGA
- a CDS encoding IS110 family transposase, which produces MVIDDAEKVLARARVLVGPDGITQFAETLARAAVKAAGRQHRRGSRSVEEQVADLDPDQVMVCIEVDHGPWVQALAATGYHVFGVDPLQAKRFRESFGSSGAKSDPGDALALAEMVRSRHHTLTEVGGDTAQVTAIKILARAHQRAVWDRTRYANRLRAALREYFPMILLICSEFNWSLHDRTVIGILMKAPTPDQAAKLTVRQLLPLLKRRQNKDAKAARIQQILRSSQLEVAPEIVQAYAINVAATVRTIVRVNDQITELEEQVGAHFSEHPDAEIYLSQPGVGLVVGARLCGEYGDDRTRFRSAKARRNFSQTSPITIQSGKSKIVCARAAGNDWLLDATFRQANAAILNDPYCYAYYRKQRDRGAEHNAALRQLANKLVGILHGCLARHQQYNPAIAWAHASISVAA; this is translated from the coding sequence GTGGTGATCGACGACGCCGAGAAGGTTTTGGCCAGGGCACGCGTTCTGGTGGGCCCCGACGGCATCACCCAGTTCGCCGAAACCCTCGCCCGCGCCGCGGTGAAGGCCGCCGGCCGACAGCACCGCCGCGGTAGCCGATCAGTCGAGGAGCAGGTCGCTGACCTGGATCCGGATCAGGTGATGGTGTGCATCGAGGTCGATCACGGCCCCTGGGTGCAGGCCTTGGCCGCGACCGGCTATCACGTGTTCGGTGTTGACCCGTTGCAGGCCAAACGATTCCGGGAATCCTTCGGCAGCTCTGGAGCCAAGAGTGATCCGGGCGATGCACTGGCGTTGGCAGAGATGGTCCGGTCTCGGCATCACACCCTGACCGAGGTCGGCGGTGACACCGCCCAGGTGACCGCGATCAAGATCCTGGCCCGCGCTCATCAACGGGCGGTGTGGGACCGGACCCGGTACGCCAACCGGCTCAGGGCCGCGTTGCGGGAGTACTTCCCGATGATCTTGCTGATCTGCTCCGAGTTCAACTGGTCCTTGCACGACCGGACGGTCATCGGCATCTTGATGAAGGCGCCGACGCCTGACCAGGCAGCGAAACTGACAGTGCGGCAACTGCTTCCGCTGCTGAAGCGGCGTCAGAACAAGGACGCTAAAGCAGCCCGCATCCAGCAGATCCTGCGATCTTCGCAGTTGGAGGTCGCCCCCGAGATCGTGCAGGCATACGCGATCAACGTGGCCGCGACAGTCCGGACCATTGTTCGGGTCAATGATCAGATCACCGAGCTCGAAGAGCAGGTCGGTGCCCATTTTTCCGAGCACCCCGACGCTGAGATCTACCTCAGTCAGCCGGGGGTCGGGCTGGTCGTGGGGGCACGACTATGCGGTGAATACGGCGATGACCGGACCCGCTTCCGTTCAGCGAAGGCCCGCCGGAACTTCTCCCAGACCAGCCCGATCACCATCCAGTCAGGGAAATCGAAGATCGTCTGCGCCCGCGCCGCCGGCAATGACTGGCTGCTCGATGCCACGTTCAGACAAGCCAACGCAGCCATTCTCAACGACCCCTACTGTTACGCCTACTACCGCAAGCAACGTGATCGCGGTGCCGAGCACAACGCCGCTCTGCGGCAGCTGGCGAACAAGCTCGTCGGAATCCTTCACGGCTGCCTAGCTCGGCACCAGCAATACAACCCCGCCATTGCCTGGGCGCACGCCTCGATTTCAGTTGCTGCTTGA
- a CDS encoding methylenetetrahydrofolate reductase, translating to MTDSTHPSSDVLARAGQSVVERLADPYPGPIPFSVEFFPPRDAEAEARLWRTARTFERMNPAFVSMTYGAGGTTRDRTVRIAGELATETTLLTVAHLTAVNHSIDEIRGLVGAYADKGITNLLALRGDPPGDPLGEWVKHRKGVEYAEELVRLIDDLGDFHTGVASFPEGHHRSPNLAADTGNLVRKLRAGAEFSVTQVFFDVEDYLRLRDRLVAADPEQGAKPLIPGLMPITSLATARRMTQLSGSKIPPQVEERLAKAAGDGPEENRADVRAVGIDLCTEMSERLIAEGVPCLHFCSLNFVKATSEVLDRIGIDTRGALAAL from the coding sequence GTGACCGACTCGACCCACCCCAGCTCCGATGTCCTGGCCCGCGCGGGCCAGTCCGTCGTCGAGCGCCTGGCCGACCCGTACCCCGGACCGATTCCGTTCTCGGTGGAGTTCTTCCCGCCCCGTGACGCGGAGGCGGAGGCCCGCCTGTGGCGGACGGCGCGCACCTTCGAGCGGATGAACCCGGCCTTCGTGTCGATGACCTACGGCGCGGGCGGCACCACGCGAGATCGGACCGTGCGGATCGCAGGCGAACTGGCGACCGAGACCACGCTCCTGACCGTGGCACACCTGACGGCGGTCAACCACAGCATCGACGAGATCCGCGGCCTGGTCGGCGCCTATGCCGACAAGGGGATCACCAACCTGCTCGCGCTGCGCGGCGACCCGCCCGGCGACCCGCTAGGCGAGTGGGTCAAGCACCGCAAGGGTGTCGAGTACGCCGAGGAGTTGGTGCGGCTGATCGACGACCTCGGTGACTTCCACACCGGCGTCGCGTCGTTCCCCGAGGGACATCACCGGTCGCCGAACCTGGCCGCCGACACCGGCAACCTGGTGCGGAAGCTGCGCGCCGGTGCCGAATTCTCGGTGACCCAGGTCTTCTTCGACGTCGAGGACTACCTCCGGCTGCGCGACCGGCTGGTCGCCGCGGACCCGGAGCAGGGCGCCAAGCCGCTGATCCCCGGGCTGATGCCGATCACGTCGCTCGCCACCGCGCGCCGGATGACCCAGCTGTCCGGCAGCAAGATCCCGCCGCAGGTGGAGGAGCGGCTGGCGAAGGCCGCGGGCGACGGCCCCGAGGAGAACCGCGCGGACGTACGCGCGGTCGGCATCGATCTCTGCACCGAGATGTCGGAGCGACTGATCGCCGAGGGCGTGCCCTGCCTGCACTTCTGCAGCCTCAACTTCGTGAAGGCCACCAGCGAGGTCCTGGACCGGATCGGCATCGACACCCGCGGGGCGCTCGCCGCGCTCTGA
- a CDS encoding polyprenyl synthetase family protein — MVTIAHVPAAVDAVLAEYFDANRPTLDAIYPAVAEAGDVLADFVLGGGKRVRPTFVFAGWQCGAPTADAADETLALRVGAAIELIQACALIHDDILDRSDTRRGRPTAHRRFETVHVERAFVGDPAHFGVSAAILLGDLALAWADDLVHGIAPGRWTDPRPLPRPVGELWARMRTEVLGGQLLDITNESAADESITAAYRVMEYKTAAYTVARPLQFGAALAGADDALSESLHRIGIDLGIAFQLRDDVLGVFGDPAETGKPSGDDLVEGKRTALLAEGLQRASGPDAELLRANIGRPLSDDDVAAARSVLTDSGALAAVEQQIEDRLDAALDGIDRLPVPASARDDLTWIARRITHRQR, encoded by the coding sequence GTGGTCACCATTGCGCACGTACCCGCCGCTGTCGACGCGGTGCTGGCGGAGTACTTCGACGCCAACCGCCCGACGCTCGACGCGATCTACCCCGCCGTCGCCGAGGCCGGCGACGTCCTCGCCGACTTCGTCCTCGGCGGCGGTAAGCGGGTCCGGCCCACGTTCGTCTTCGCCGGCTGGCAGTGCGGCGCCCCGACGGCCGACGCGGCCGACGAGACCCTCGCGTTGCGTGTCGGCGCGGCGATCGAACTGATCCAGGCGTGCGCACTGATCCACGACGACATCCTGGACCGTTCCGACACGCGGCGCGGCAGGCCGACGGCCCACCGTCGCTTCGAGACGGTCCACGTCGAGCGCGCGTTCGTCGGCGATCCGGCGCACTTCGGCGTCAGCGCCGCGATCCTCCTCGGCGACCTCGCCCTGGCGTGGGCCGACGACCTGGTCCACGGGATCGCACCCGGCCGATGGACCGATCCCCGCCCCCTGCCCCGACCGGTCGGCGAGTTGTGGGCGCGGATGCGCACCGAGGTCCTCGGCGGACAGCTGCTCGACATCACCAACGAGTCGGCCGCCGACGAGTCCATCACGGCCGCCTACCGGGTGATGGAGTACAAGACCGCCGCCTACACCGTGGCCCGTCCCCTCCAGTTTGGGGCGGCGCTCGCGGGCGCCGATGACGCACTGTCGGAGTCGTTGCACCGCATCGGCATCGACCTCGGGATCGCGTTCCAGCTCCGCGACGACGTCCTCGGCGTGTTCGGCGATCCCGCCGAGACCGGGAAGCCCTCGGGCGACGACCTCGTCGAGGGCAAACGCACGGCGCTCCTCGCAGAGGGACTGCAGCGCGCCTCCGGCCCCGATGCGGAACTGCTGCGCGCGAACATCGGCAGGCCCCTGTCCGACGACGACGTGGCGGCCGCCCGCTCCGTGCTCACCGACTCGGGCGCACTCGCCGCGGTCGAACAGCAGATCGAAGACCGGCTGGACGCCGCGCTCGACGGCATCGACCGCCTGCCGGTCCCCGCCTCCGCCCGAGACGACCTCACGTGGATCGCCCGCCGCATCACGCATCGGCAGCGGTGA
- the crtI gene encoding phytoene desaturase family protein → MTAPHVVVVGAGLAGLTAAAHLRGAGHEVTVLEAGAEPGGLVRTETVDGHRFDTGATVLTMPTLITDALGVLGIGEQESLDRLALVPVDPSYVMNYADGSTLALPRRAADIPAAVERAFGAEAAAGAHDLLGWLRRVYDAEFDVFIDRNYGGLADLTGAPTRRAAVELTRLRTLGGLTGAVSRFVSDPRVQRAFTFQALYAGVPPHRARAIYAIIADMDIGRGLTAPAGGMGRIGRVLADALVDAGVRIEYGARADRILRRGDGTASGVTVGGRSIPADAVVATLERDAVADLLREPRPRRRLRYSPSAVVVHGVLPVGVTDSWRSGHHTLDFGEAWTRTFAEITGRPGRLMSDGSFLITRSAVSDPATFVADGLESVSVLAPTPNLVSADLPWDTLAEPYAAEFLGVLEGRGYAGMSSMKVLRIDHPRTWLRAGLPAGTPFSAAHTLTQTGPLRTPNVWRGVPNLAIGGSATVPGVGIPPVVISGKLAAARIDDHLRSARARGGRR, encoded by the coding sequence ATGACTGCTCCCCATGTCGTGGTCGTCGGCGCCGGCCTGGCCGGGCTCACGGCCGCCGCCCACCTGCGCGGCGCGGGCCACGAGGTCACCGTGCTGGAGGCCGGTGCCGAGCCCGGCGGGCTGGTGCGCACCGAGACCGTCGACGGCCACCGCTTCGACACCGGCGCCACCGTCCTCACCATGCCGACCTTGATCACCGATGCGCTCGGGGTCCTCGGGATCGGCGAGCAGGAGTCCCTCGACCGCCTCGCGCTGGTTCCGGTGGATCCGAGCTACGTGATGAACTACGCCGACGGCTCCACCCTCGCGCTCCCGCGCCGGGCCGCCGACATCCCCGCCGCCGTCGAGCGTGCGTTCGGCGCCGAGGCCGCGGCCGGCGCCCACGACCTGCTGGGCTGGCTGCGTCGGGTGTACGACGCGGAGTTCGACGTCTTCATCGACCGCAACTACGGCGGCCTCGCCGACCTGACCGGTGCGCCGACCCGGCGCGCCGCCGTCGAACTGACCCGACTGCGCACCCTCGGCGGGCTCACCGGCGCCGTCTCCCGGTTCGTCTCGGATCCCCGCGTGCAGCGCGCCTTCACCTTCCAAGCCCTGTACGCGGGCGTTCCACCGCATCGTGCGCGGGCGATCTACGCGATCATCGCCGACATGGACATCGGCCGTGGCCTCACGGCGCCCGCGGGCGGCATGGGCCGCATCGGACGGGTCCTCGCCGATGCGCTCGTGGACGCGGGTGTGCGGATCGAGTACGGCGCCCGCGCGGATCGGATCCTCCGGCGCGGCGACGGCACCGCATCCGGTGTGACGGTCGGCGGGCGGTCCATCCCGGCGGACGCCGTCGTCGCGACCCTTGAGCGCGACGCCGTCGCGGACCTGCTGCGCGAGCCGCGCCCGCGGCGTCGTCTGCGGTATTCACCGAGCGCCGTCGTGGTGCACGGGGTGCTTCCGGTCGGCGTCACGGACTCCTGGCGGTCCGGGCACCACACCCTCGACTTCGGCGAGGCCTGGACCCGGACGTTCGCGGAGATCACCGGCCGCCCCGGGCGGCTGATGTCTGACGGCTCGTTCCTCATCACCCGCTCAGCGGTCTCGGACCCGGCGACCTTCGTCGCAGACGGGCTGGAATCGGTGTCGGTGCTGGCTCCCACCCCCAATCTGGTGTCGGCGGATCTGCCCTGGGACACGCTCGCCGAGCCGTACGCGGCCGAGTTCCTCGGCGTCCTGGAGGGACGGGGGTACGCGGGCATGTCGTCGATGAAGGTGCTGCGCATCGATCATCCGCGCACCTGGCTGCGCGCCGGTCTCCCCGCGGGCACACCGTTCTCCGCAGCCCACACCCTGACGCAGACCGGTCCGCTCCGCACCCCGAACGTGTGGCGCGGTGTCCCCAACCTGGCGATCGGCGGGAGCGCGACGGTGCCCGGTGTCGGCATCCCGCCCGTCGTCATCTCGGGGAAGCTGGCCGCGGCACGGATCGACGACCACCTCCGGTCGGCGCGAGCGAGAGGCGGACGTCGATGA